CTTGGCCTAAGACGATAAGGGATTAACCTTGTGTGTAGTAGGAtgaaactcattggcaatgactatgcaaagcagtagaggccaccataAGTGGAAAACTTGCTAGAATATGATATCAATGCATGTATTTGGATAATTGAGTCTTGTTTAGTCTTTATTTGTGATATGTTTGTCTTTATCAATGGTTTGTATGTGATGTTAATTTTAGTTCTATTATATGAAAACTCTTTTGCAAATTAGCTTaccattttgttgtgtttttgtcTTGTGTTCGTCTTTCTTCTTTTGCTATATCACCAGATGAGGAAGCAGGAGTTGATCCAGCAGAGGGTAAGGATGATGTGATTGTTTAGCTTTAGGTTTAGAGCCTTTGTAAATAGATCCTTTTGAAATACTTGTGTTCTATTTGTCATGTTGTAGTTTCCTTCAATTCTGGATATGTATGTGAGCAGAGTTATGGCACCTAGGCCACCTCCACCTCTAACCTCTAATATGCCAAAACTAGACAGAGCTATAGAGTTCATGGGAGCGACTCTGCAACTGGCACTTCGTTTGATCGATGACCAACCGAAACTGATCTGTTACCTAATCAGTAGGCTAAACAACCCTCGGAAAAATAGTTTACCAACATAAGCATAGCTTAGCAAAGGTAAATCTTGAGTCAACTAAATAACGAGGTTAAGGTACATTTGGACCTTGATTAGGTCAACTAAGTAAAATTCCATttcaaatagtataaataaaggatCCAAGTAAGCTCAAGTTTGACATTTTAGCCAACTATGAACCATGAAAAAGACATTTTATACCTTAATAAACATACTATGACCTCTTTGACTTTGACAAATCACCACTATCCCAACTAATGCTCGCTAGAGTATTCTCTCCCTATTATGTCAACCACAACAAACCACTTTTTCGATGAAGGAAACCAGTTCAAAGAAAACTCACAAGGGCAAAATTAGAATTCCAAAAAATGAAGGGATGCACATAAAAATTGATGGGGTTCTAGAAGCAATTGCCAAATTTAATTCATCTAAATTCAAAATCCAAAAAGCAATAAGGAGGGACAAATATAGAGAACATTAAGCCGATCCAGCAGGATGACCAAGGAGTGAATGAGACGACAAGGAAGTGGTGCATATCAAGCATGATGGAAGGTCAAGAAGAATGGGAACAAGGGGAACATGCTAGGAATTTACAGGGAAGAAGTGCCTAGGGCCTTTGTTAGGCTTTGTTATAAATGTGGACTCCATAGACCTTCATCAAACAAACTAGCGAGATTAATAGTAGATTTATATAATGACAGGGAAGGGACTAGGAAGAATAGATACGTCTAAATTAACCCAAAAGGAAGGACACAGAGGAATTCACCTGTTAAGCAGCTGAGTGTTTGGACTAAATACAAATGAAGACTAAAAAAACATGGAACTAAAAAGCAtgaaactaataaaaagaaTCAAGGGTTTTGCAATGCTTATCAATAAGTTAGCCAAAGCTTTTTGATGGTAACTAGGTGATATTACCTCAAGTTAAGTATTTCACAAGTCCAAACACATCAAGATAGAATGCCACTTCAtatgtgaaaatattttatcaagGAACATTGCCACTCAATTTGTTAATTCTAGTTATCAGTTGATCAATATATTCACCAAACCATTGTGGGGCCCTAGGATTGACTAAGTATGTTATAGCTTGAGGGGAAGTGTTAGATATACTATAGATATATTTTGTATATGACCTTGGGTCCATCCCTATGTAATGCTTTGTGCAATATATGAATATGAGTTCCTCGGCACTGCTTAGACACAAGGGGATTATATTACATGAATGTGTACCATTTCTGTCAACATATGCAACCAATTCATCAGCTACCAACTTCATAAAGTGAAAAAGCCCAAGAAATGTCATAAgttcaaaacaaacaatttcATGAGTTAACACAAATATTCTGCTTATGGCAGTGACGAAGAAAACATGTGAATTCAATCCACACAATAGCAAACAATTGTTTGCATACAGCTCCCCATAAAACAGAAGAAAATTAGCCAGAAAGATAAGACACGTGGCAGACAAAACAGAAGGGTATGGGAATCAGCAATTTGTACAAACAGTATATACAAAAGTAGAAACAGCATGTACTAAAGATAACTACTCACCTCAGAACGAAGATAGGGGACAGAAACAGCCGTAAAAACAAATCCAGCAATGATGTAATACGAAGGAGGCCTGCCTTTGATGTGTGCTGGAACAAGTCGCTTATGAGTTGAAAGTTTTATGTTAAATTCAAGTATCTGTGAATTCCGGAGAACCTTTACTTGAGCTCTATCCCCAGTGTACTTCTGAGAGACAAGGTAACTGAAACCAATGCGCTCCCCGTGCCTGAATGGAACTACAAATTTATCCCAGAATTAGATTTTAGCACTGAAGAACTATACAAACTACTAGTACTAAAAAAGGATATAGTTGATTAGTTAAAAACAAGGTTCAAGAGATGTTTAGCACAAAATCAACAATGGTTTCCATTGGtgcaatgaaataaaatttatggaaaatatatcaatttaaatatctttttaaacaTCATTTCTTAGCATAAAGTATAATTAGCAACACCTTTTCTTATTTTGCATTGCAAACAAGGTTTTCAAATGTTTCAAAACAACCATTACACTTAACACAATTGATTTATTATTCCATATTTAGCAAATTATAGTTAAAGTGTATAACATAAATATCCCTTAACCATATGGATCTAATTACATCCCTAAATAATAGGGATCTGATTACATTAAgtgttgttattatattttcaaatatagtTTTCCAATCTTGTATATTGCATACAAAGTTTTTAAATGTCTCAAATGGGAGTGTGGACACCAGAATCATACAGATCGAAAGCTTTCATCAAACCAAAACTTGTTATAAGTTATGActtatgaataaatattaagtGTTTATAAGTGAGGTAATTGTATAACTGATGATAATTGTTCATATGAATTTGATATATTTCCAGTTACTAAAGTTACATTATCatgatttattaatattttattttacaatgtAAATACTAatgctatttatagtaaataacttaaatattaatacattttttatctttaggTAAGATTTTTATTTCTGGATTTAGTATTGAACCTCTCGATGTCCAtgacatataaatatttgatttaggTTGAAATCTTTCAtgacatataaatatttgataactCAGCTCTGTGTGTATTAAGAAGTCAAGTTGAGTACAGTAAGAGAAACAATGTGTCATTTAAGGCAACAAACTACAACCACAATTCACAACAAAAAACATGAAGAGGGCAAAACTGAGTGGGGATTATTAAAGTAGCCAGCCCATAGTGATGAAACTTTAATGCAtctttttagaatatttatcctatttatcatgattatattatgtctagggttaccctatttatcatgattatattgtgtctaggttaccctatttatcatgattatattgtgtctaggttacactatttatcatgattatagtgtgtctaaggttatcctaattatcatgtactcttgtatcaatttatttttataaatagaagattatgagagggatcaatcaagtcctcaagaattatttcttttcaatatcaagtcatttaaattcaaattccaAAAAGCATAAAGGAGGCACACATACAATACAAATATGGACAACATTAAGCACATCTAGCAGGGTGAGCAAGGAATGAATGAGAGGACAAGGAAGTGGTGCAAATCAAGCATAATGGAAGGCCAAGCAAGGTGGGTACAAGGAGCCAGAAGTTTGACACACTAGGAATTGCAGGCAATAAGTGCCAAGGGGCTGTTATATATGTGGACTCCGTAGACGACCATCATCAAACAAACTGACAATATTAATAGTAGATGTATATAATGACGAGGAAGAAACGAGGAAGAACAAATACAGCTAAATAAGCCCAAACGGGAAGAAAAGAGGAATTCACCTGTCAAGTAGTGAGTGTTAGGGCTAAATATAGATGAAGAAAAGAAACCATGAAACTAGTACAAATAGTCAAGGATTTTGCAATGCTTATCTTGATAGATAAGGTAAGCTATACTTGGCCAAAGTATTTGGGTGGTAACTAGGTGATATTTAGTAATACTGCTTCAACAATAATTGTGGTAACTCAAACTTTGTGATTGATGCTATTGGGGGGAACTAACTTGATCTTGTGCATGTTAGGTGAGGAATTCAGGATACACTAGAATGGACAGGAGTCAGATGTAAATTTAGTTAAAGTTGGAGGAAATCCCATTCACCTTGCATGAGATAAAAGGTTAATGAGGGTTATAGAAACTAATGAAAAACAGTGCAAGTACACATCTAAGTATCTCTTGACAACCTCCATTTGTCCATCTTTGGGAGTTCCTTAGGTGCTTATGAAAATTTGATCACAATCCAAAACAGTAAAATAGGGAAATCAAAGTAGACCAGAAACCTCCTTAACAAACAATTCCTGTCAGGAATACAGACGGGTTGCAATAGACCAGCTGGAGACAGTGTGAAGCAGTTATTTCTTTGGCATGTTTCACAAGCAACAACATACGCTTTACTAATATCAGACCTCACCAAATAAACAAATCCAGCTATGCATTTTTAAGTTCTAAAATACCCCAAGCGCCCcataatttgattaaaacatgaaataaattatCACAGCCCACACTATTTCTTGAAAGTgcaataatatttgaaaaacttgaATTCTTAGTCAGCTATTTATTTACAACCACATGTGTTACAATTTATAGCAATAAAGAcctttttataattacaaaaaaagaGATCACATCCTTATGATTACAAATAGAGTAAATACCCAAATTGGTCTATGAAAGATGAGTGTTGGCTGATAGGTTCTTGATTAAAATTTTCATGTAAATGGGTTGGTGAAAGATTCATTTGCTTGCATATAAGTCCATTATGCATATTTGatacataaataaatcaatataaataagTTACATGTGTTAAACGCACAGTTTCAACTCAAAGCTTGTATTTTTTCTTATAGTTCAACAACATGCATAAATCATCTTAATGTGATCACTATTTGTTTCAGAATAAAAACATGCCAGATTACCTGTTCCATCATTGGCAATATTGACACCATCAAAACTGAGAATTATATCAGATGGCTTCAAAACATGGGATTCTGGAGCTGTTGGTTCAATTCTTCTAATACGCACACCTTTTTTGTCCGGTCCCATACCCATTGACATTCTCAAATCAGGATTTTCCATCTTCTGCCACTCAACTCCAAGGATTGGAAATCCTGAAAGCCAAGAAGTTAAAgacaactttatttaaaatcgTGTTATAACAGACAAACTAAAGTACACAAAAATGTAAGGGCCATAAGATAAGGAAACCACTCTGAACAATAAACAATATTGTTTATAGAATTCTCCCGTTAATCTTTCTATATCACTTAacctatttatttattgtgtatCTCTTTTAGATATGCTAACTTTAGgaacttttttctttcttagtcTTTATTCCATAACTAGATCCAATAACACATTTCCAAAAGCTTCAACGtaaaaagtaacttttaagCTTGTTAAACCCTAGGAAAGATTTAAACAATAAGATGAAACCCTGTGTTTTTGAGACAGCACAggttctttatttatattgagaaaaCGGAATCAATACAATGAATAGATGATACCTTTAATGATAAGATTAATGTAACAGTGAGACTGAGAATTAGAGAGACGATGTATTATTCCATAAACAGGAACAAAAGAGGTTTTAGTAAACCTTTCCCTACAAAACCAGACTAGCCTCTAGTTTGTCCCTGCCCGAAAACATTCCTAAAAATCCCCCTCTCTCCAGGATTGACCCTCTCTCCTACATTCATCTGTCTCCTCCCTTCCTTTCAGATACGTGTGCAATTCTGTTACAACAGAATCATGGTGCGTGTGTGTGGACCCCAAGCAATGGGTTTCCACTTTCTCCTCTCATAAACCTTTTGGACCTTCCTAAATTGCCCTTCCCTTCCTTTTACTGTATCATCTAATAACAGAAATATGATACGAAGCAATGTTACTAGTGGATTGGCGTGTTGCACACCATTTCACAGTTTTCAAATGTTGTCGAAGATAGTTTAGTTGCagttaagaaaaataagagacTATATTTAAGAGTAATTGAGAGAGCTTGAAAACTCTCCTCATATTTATATTGATAGGATCCTGATTCAATGAGTATAGGTAAGATCAAATATAATCATACATACTTAGATACAAAGATAGGATCCTAATAAGTATATAGCATTTTCGCAATACAACTACTTCCTAACTATATTTAATGCCTATTCTAACAATTGTAAGGTAGGAGAAAAAGGTGACTAAACAATACAGGTCTAGGCAAAATTATGCGAACAAAGGGGGTTTCCCATGAAGCTTTCAACACTTATTAATCATATGTAGAATGCAATGGCAATGTTTACATTTTGGACCACTTTTAGAATTACCTATGTGAAAGCGTCTGATATTATTACTCAATGATGCAGAGGTAGGGTTTTCCCCTAAAATGATGTATGTGTCTTTGTGTTTACTTTTTgaagaaaagagtaaaaatgATACGAAATACATAGAAAGGTTTACTAATGATCTCAAAATCTAATAAAGGGTAACGCATGTGGCAAGCCATAAAAGCCTAAGGTCATAAAGAACATATTGTGGTTATCAAAATCCTTCTTAACATTTGCAGATGGTGGGAGGAGCACATTAAAATCATGTAAGGTTGCATGAAGCCACCCAAGATAAGCAAACATAGGACCCACAAAATGTCGTCAAGCAAGAAGTGTTAAGAGATCTTGGTACACACCACACAAACATTGCATCATTGGTATAAAGGGTGCAGGCCTCACTCCAAACTGATGCACACAGCTCATGGGGATGAAAAATAGGTTTGAGATGTGAATAGTGTATTTAATAACACTATGTAGTTGATTATCAATCTTTATCCATTGTTCTCTGTTTTTAGTAGAAACAAATTCACCAGTGGTAGTGAGAAGGGATTTATGGCCCAACCACTTAACCATTACCCAATTTCAAAAGTCCAATTGGAATAGTTAGATTCGTTCATATTCTcaatatactaaaaatatggCTACAAAAGGTGGGAGAATTTGTTTTGGAGGTTGATGAAGTGTAGGAGGACCATTTTTTCCTAAAAGTAGCAAAAAAATAACCTAAAGAGACGGAAAAGTAGATTGGAGCATCAGATGATGATTGTGGCTCTCGTCAATGATTGGATAGATTGTGTGGCGCAATCCCAACACAGTTTCACCAAAACGGTGAAGCAAATCTGGCAGAAAGGTTTACAAGAAAAATTCCTTTGGGGATGGTGGGTCTACCTGGACAACACAATTTTGAAATAGGCTCTAGATACAATGTTAAACTCTAGGAAAGAGAGAAACATGAGCTAAAACCATGTGTTTCAACGACAGCACATgtgctttatttatattgagaatGGAATCAGTACAATACAGAGGAGAACTGATATCCTCTAATAACAAAGATACAATATAGGAATAAACAAAAAAGTtcctaataatatatatatatatatatatatatatatataatctatatattcttaattatatagGATCAGTTCCTTATTCTATACTTATAACAGCATAAAAGACATACAAAATTACCAAACTGCTTTTAGATACCTGTATACGCCCCATTCTTTTCATAGTCTTGGATAAAATGTAGGATAACTGGGGTGGGTATCACATATCCTATATTCTCCACATCTTCATGTTTAAGAGACTGGAATGCAATCCCAACACATTTTCCTTTATCATTGAGAGCAGGTCCACCAGAATTCCCGGAATTTATCGCAGCATCTATCTGCAAAGAAATTTGAAGAGACACTTCAACTTAACATATAAAAATGGACAACTCGAACAAAGATGGAAAAGTAAAAAGGGATGTCTTAGAACTTATGTTACCTGCAGTCCTAGAAGTTCTGTTGAACCATGAACATAAGAGAGTATTTCCATACGTGAAACAACACCACTTGTCACAGAGATTGTGTCACCTCCAATTGGATATCCAACAACAGTTACAGCATCTTGCAAGGCAGGCATATCACCAAATTCCACAGGTGAAACTCCCTCCCAAAATTCATCATTACTCACCGTCAACATTGCTGAACCATCGTTAGAAGGATAACAGACatcacaaaaattaattaatcaagcGTATGTGTAAAGTAAACTAACATCTGCAAATCTCAAAAGAAAAGGCCAAAAAAAAGGAATGTGGTGgaattaagaatataaaagaaGCCACGCAAATCTTGACAGGCTGAGTGCTTAAAACGAATAAAAATGGCACTCTAACATAAAAGCTCTACCTTATTCCACTATGTTCCAAACCATGCAC
This sequence is a window from Vigna angularis cultivar LongXiaoDou No.4 chromosome 2, ASM1680809v1, whole genome shotgun sequence. Protein-coding genes within it:
- the LOC108329452 gene encoding protease Do-like 9 isoform X2, which gives rise to MGKTRKRGRKPKLATEEETASQDYSTASINDAVSLPATTATAEAVEPNDPDSQGCRRGRSKKIKVASPERRSSRLADSNGDCAAVAETPLIPKWEGTVKVVPSMDAVVKVFCVHTEPNFSLPWQRKRQYSSSSSGFIVGGRRVLTNAHSVEHHTQVKLKKRGSDTKYLATVLAIGTECDIAMLTVSNDEFWEGVSPVEFGDMPALQDAVTVVGYPIGGDTISVTSGVVSRMEILSYVHGSTELLGLQIDAAINSGNSGGPALNDKGKCVGIAFQSLKHEDVENIGYVIPTPVILHFIQDYEKNGAYTGFPILGVEWQKMENPDLRMSMGMGPDKKGVRIRRIEPTAPESHVLKPSDIILSFDGVNIANDGTVPFRHGERIGFSYLVSQKYTGDRAQVKVLRNSQILEFNIKLSTHKRLVPAHIKGRPPSYYIIAGFVFTAVSVPYLRSEYGKDYEFDAPVKLLDKHLHSMAQSVDEQLVVVSQVLVSDINIGYEEIVNTQVLAFNGKPVKNLQNLATMVESCDDEYLKFDLEYQQ